In Cryptomeria japonica chromosome 5, Sugi_1.0, whole genome shotgun sequence, the genomic window tgactcaatgtaggctagacttggcaagattctaccaatttcagtattgccaagggattacaactctactggaatcgatgcgatcttctaaggtgattagtgattttcaaatcatcaagaattatagatactaccataaagatacatatcaatagttcaataatgattgaaggttcaagcaatctcaatatttccagttgaccacacaaggcatctttacaatcagtaagaagctagtggtttggaacgtgaatctcaccaaagatcaagcacaacacttagtccttcaaacttaaatactacttcgactgagaatgattcaagaagataaacaaccatgaagatagccacaagaattgcaataaaacaccataacttcaatattttattgatctcaaagccaaatggacaacaattgttcaaaattctttcttcactactcaatcttgctacaaaataactttcttctctccaaagctcTAACTATTATCTATCTCTCTAATATCTAATCTGATCtaattgacaaaatgaaaatgagtgagggtatatatagcatcctcaattacaatgaacggcccagatcaaaagaagatcaacggttgagattttgacacctaaacacctaaactctaattagggtttgttacaaaaagttcccttttttagatgaacattattaaatgcatagccaaatatttaattggcacaaaagttgaggaaacatagaccaatgataattaagatgccacatcatcctataacaacctctcttctagaaccttgttccctttccaatgctctttcttagcatatgcaacgaatttggacacaattccttcaatctcagcaataggaatctcaggaaggttcttcattcgttcttccaagtgaatgacctggtcaaaggcagtgagaagagccgcttcccatccaggttcgagttctttgatcttctcaatcaggagcatagtagtgaacattagatcccgttgctcatctgtgatgacattctcatctttgcaaaagatgactttgactctctcttccaactcttggaggtccacatccgtctcaacttcgatccgcctgccaagaatggtacacaacaactcaaacaccttatcttgaattggatggatgacgccttcaacttgactgcatttggtgttgatgtcttcgaaaagaacctctttcatctggagtagagttgaccactgaagtaggttatgagctcctccatccattatcttttcttgtgctaggatcttccttggtgtttgcctgattacttgcaggacaggaatgataacatctctagtgtgagcgaaagcggctacagttatcattagattgtggacaatctcaaggacctggatagctcggtggattgtcttcatcattcttgttgtaaattcaacaGCTACcttgtgggatttgtcaatccaagagctcataagctaaaCCAAactcttgactctttctgccttgccaactgattcaaggggaagtgcttgcacaggagatacagctggatcctgacgtctcaagggctgattgagatgactaaagtagcctctccaagcaccgacctctctctcaagcttcttattcttttccatttcttccttaagtttgcccttaagtgcttcaaatgaatcggttgcctcatccattgcttgttcagtagtgagtggactaagctcaaatgtttctacatcatactcatctgcaagaatttcaccttcatacttgtccactactggtgtagctatctgcaatttcctggatcctgtctcatccctTATCACTTTGGACATCTTCGTGGCCTTCCTCTTCTCcgttacttcttgagaatttcctataaggctctctaagtcaattacatcttcttcttcttcaatcacaatcacccttgtcagtttCTCTTTCAACCATAGTTTTAAAAATCGCCGACTCGccttggactcgccacggactcgcgagtctttcgcaaaGACTCGCTCGAGTCTTTTgctcggactcgcgagtctttcgcaggGACTCGCGGGCCTAGAAAAACACGCCCGTAAAGGGTaaaaaaagagttttttttttgtttctcacttcattttggtttttctttggccATAGCAGGTTAGAAGGGTTTGGAGGAGTAGAGGGAAGAAGGAAAAATCAGcaagagagatctaggtaaggatttttttcttttttttttttttcatttgaatcatttcattgttttgaaactgaaaaaaatcttgaaaaacaaggggatatgctgccaaatttttttctattttcttttctaagttatttcctctttttttttcttgtttttgaatgctatttttcccaaatgattcattgtcatttttttttgttgattttccataaaaccttgctgaatttttttttttcatgttaaatcagcaatggcaagttcaactccaagggcaaccccaaggtcaggaagacaaagagataaagcttggaaatatgggattgcaggaagcaaaaagggggaggtcacttgcaccgaatgcacaaaatggatgactggtggaatcaatagattaaaataccaccttgcacaaatacctggatatggtgtggaggcatgccccaaatcaactcctgaaattattagagagatgaaggccattcttgctgagaatgatatgcataaggaagaaaggcaaaaaacaagagaagccatggcagctgcaatgaatcccacattgtccacttcgggtcccattggtcacagtcggggtcgtcagtcactttcatcttttggtgacaatgagggtgaggctagtggcactcctgttagatcagattctaatttttttgtaccacgcaatgttccaggtgcacaaccttcacttgaaggtacaggatggaatagagagaagcatgaacaagcacggatagcagcttcaaacttttagttttacaataatctatctttcaatgcagcaaacaatgtgtattgggaaagttttgttaatgcatgtatagtggcgggtaaggggtttaaggccccaacaggtcatgacttcagtgggccattgctagagaaagctgtGCAAAATACACaaggtgtggttgatgatcagaaaaggtattggaagagaaaaggatgcagcattttatctgatggatggacagatggacgaaataggactcttctcaacttcttggtggcttcaaatggtgcaatggtattcataaagtctgttgatgcctcaaatgaaataaaaaatgcagagactttgtgtaatctgttggatggtgtggttcggaaagttggagttgagaatgttgtccaaattatcacggacaacgcagctgcatatgtatttgcaggtagaatgcttatggagaggcatccttcgattacatggagtccttgtgctgcacattgcttggacttggtgctagaggacattgggaagattggatgggtgaagaaggtggttgaagatgcaaaaagtgtcaccaaattcatctacaaccatacttgggtgcttgctttgatgagaaaacacacaaatggcaaggaccttgtgcgaactggagtgacacgatttgctagccacttcatcactttgcagagcattcttagtgccattcctcatcttaagcagatgtttgtgtcagatgcttggttggggtctgcatactccaaaagacctgaagcagagaagattgtgagcattgtttttgatgaagggttcaataaaagtggagaggagttgactgcggtaagtaacaaacacaaaagtaaagtttataactttatacaatcttgtctatttgctgattttattttttatgggTTGATTTTGTActcatttaaaatttgttttaatttttttaggtgacagaacctttggtaagggttcttcgtatggtggatggagagggcatgccaatgggtttcatttatgaggccatggatagggccaaagaggccatttcacattactatcgtggaaatacaagaaaatgtgaaatcctttggtgcatcattgatcgtaggtggacaaaccaactccaccaactgATACATGCCTTCAcctactttttgaacccgaaattctacttctctgattcatttagggctgatgaggaggtcatggcaggtgttattacatgcattgataagatgacacctgatcctgagttgagagacaaggttcttgatgagttggaggtgagatttgacattcgcaattgctctatctttatttatgaattcggaaatgttcattattgaatttgagtttgacactttgactatctagtatctatttctgaatttggaaatgttcattgttcaagatctacaaaagtgcagaggggagactcttctcatcacaactagcaattgataggagaggaaaacaacaaccaggtaaaaaatttagtaacttagttcaatagtgcaagaaaaaacctacaaacttgattgttacatttttttctcaattctaatatttctaaatgttttttgtagatttatggtgggagaattatggtgccgacacgcctaatcttcaaaagatagctatccgtgttttgtctcagccatgcagtgcttctgggtgtgaacgaaattggagtgtctttgagagcattcacacaaagaagagaaatagattgtcacaaaagcggctcaatgatctagtatttgttcggtacaacctttgccttcgagttagacaggtggagggtgtttcacatgaggccattgacttggatgaaattgatccatatggtgattggaccatgaatgaacaaaatgatggtgatgatgtcctccttaccgaagaagaaattgcagaaatagagagaggagcagcacaagatgcagaaggagcaagattggatgaagatgaggatgaagatgaggatgatgatgaggactttgactttgaagaagaatcatctcaccatttagataccacaacacccactgctactacttctagctcaaggcctgaaaaattgagctatattaggaaaaatacaaagaggaagatgtagtcttctctttggtttgttcattcacattgttgtttttcacatttggagttggacttggacatatcattatatgtaattttgtgaacatttatatacttatgctaccattatacattttagagttgaaagttgaaacttgaatatgctgccatgaatgatgaaatttcaaatattgcgtgtttgtagatcatatgacatgtgtaatgtttcaattatggcacttatgttctctaaatgcattaatttctttatgttttttttgtaaaactacggtttttttttttttgccgagtctttgctGAGTCTTTCgtgagtctttcacgagtccgagtccgagtccaaaattttggtttgccgagttcgaggcgagtccgagattttcaactatgctttcaaccaatctggaatggcagatcttgtctctctcacttgtatttctttaggtagtggttcatcttctcggagaggagatgtcgcttcatcatcatttctctgatcttcCTGTAGCTCATCAATTtggagagattgacttgatgaatgttgaggtgtcCGTCCCTTCTCTggcttatcattctgtaccatggattccatagattcatccaCCTCAGGTACCGTCTTCTCTTGACCTTCAGCTTGACTTGCCCTCtttccatgtcgagaagatgtgctcgatggacgatctcgattggcctcttgcttcttcttggaagattctcttttctcaggtctttctttcctctttgcgcctctaggatgagaagtgttctcactcaCGCTAGCTTCTCCTTCATCTGGTCTagcttccaaagtgaaagtcattgacacattctgttctctcaacttctgatgctgtacgtccacccatctgcgagtacatgataaaACAGGAGTCATCAAAGCTCTCAAGTTGAAAACCTCGGGCTCATTTCAATCTATCTTTACTGCTTTGTCTTCTTTGTCATAGGATGATTAGAGAtgtctgccattgtcctgagcttgatcagccactctgtaaactttgcatttcctgatgaaatctaaaggtaatctggaatgcatctttcttttcacttctaaatcacttgagagattcatccaaaagtcttctacctgaaacTCATGTCCGTACTTCCTAGCAACTGtttcctccatataaccataaggatcaaaattctcccgcgaggcaaagaaggtgaatgaatacaaggctaattccttctctgcatcctccaaagcttgagtattaggacatacctcaattgaattccccaatatgataggcacgggaactccatttccatgcttgtgtctggataccTTTGCACAAGCTACCAACTGCCTggttacctcaagtagcactatcctttctgtcggatatctcggcaacatgtagggaggtgaaggacacccttgaactttgatatatgtaaacttttgaaactggatgaaccatgcaccatacctcttcacaagctcttgtgcatccagggatagtcgattgtgaatcccgccttgcaatatcctagtgatgttcatcgtgaaggtatcattaactatcttgtagtcacttctaggtggatgatgcaaatgaacataagagtcacaaactctcacctctccgggtcctcttccaatcactcctttgtgaggtagctctgcatactcgaaactcctgatcaaggcgtatataacatatgagctcatatgAAATGATTTGGTAGGCCTTAGTCTCCTCAACTGCACATCCAGactattgctaataattctggcccaatgaagtgTTCCtcttccttggactatcacttgaatgaagaagaacatccacttttcgaagtagaaggcttgaggagcccctataattcgattgagcaaagttatcaaatctctgtactcctcctggaagtcgattcTATGTGGTGTGCTGGGAATCTTGTTcaagcgaggacgacttttgagcaaccaattcttgttggTGAGGTTCAAACAGGTGTCAGGATCATCCTCATACattgacttggctccttctaggcttttgtaaatcatatctttatgttctggaagatgaagagcttcgcttatagcttcttctgaaaggtaagctaaagtgtttccttccttggatacgatcgatcttgattgtgagtcataatggcgggcacacttgatcatcagctcatgacaccggactgctggagggaaacctgccgccttgatgataccactttcaattatcttcttcacgacgggtgatggcttgccaatgtaggggacctctcgaaacttcttcacactgaagtttcccaagttggtatctctgatattactccatttggacacaatcttggtctccaattcatcattcttctgatcttccttcatgagagccaggcgactagtagatgctcccgcctttggagtcgccatcttgacacctacacaacatttcacaattagtaatataCCTTGAAGCGTAGAAATATagagtaaaaaggaagatttaagatcttaattaggaaatttcatgataaatcttgagttatcatttcctaattaactatgcaatacttagattttttcaaaacaaatgttcaaaattcaaatcttcaacaatggtgttAAGACGATTTCgtcatacctcctcttgagtattaaactctaagaaatgatgcaaaaatagatgaatttcgctaggcaaaatgtagatcaaagcccTCCTTTGAATGAATTGCGCCCCCTCTAGCTTGGGAAAGAATAAAACTCCACTTCCTTCTAGCCTTCCAACACTTGAAAGAAATTCGCTCCAAGTACactagatttcgcacctccttctaGCTCCCCAAATTCGCACT contains:
- the LOC131064884 gene encoding uncharacterized protein LOC131064884, whose amino-acid sequence is MVFIKSVDASNEIKNAETLCNLLDGVVRKVGVENVVQIITDNAAAYVFAGRMLMERHPSITWSPCAAHCLDLVLEDIGKIGWVKKVVEDAKSVTKFIYNHTWVLALMRKHTNGKDLVRTGVTRFASHFITLQSILSAIPHLKQMFVSDAWLGSAYSKRPEAEKIVSIVFDEGFNKSGEELTAVTEPLVRVLRMVDGEGMPMGFIYEAMDRAKEAISHYYRGNTRKCEILWCIIDRRWTNQLHQLIHAFTYFLNPKFYFSDSFRADEEVMAGVITCIDKMTPDPELRDKVLDELEIYKSAEGRLFSSQLAIDRRGKQQPDLWWENYGADTPNLQKIAIRVLSQPCSASGCERNWSVFESIHTKKRNRLSQKRLNDLVFVRYNLCLRVRQVEGVSHEAIDLDEIDPYGDWTMNEQNDGDDVLLTEEEIAEIERGAAQDAEGARLDEDEDEDEDDDEDFDFEEESSHHLDTTTPTATTSSSRPEKLSYIRKNTKRKM